CGCGTCCGCATGCACCGCCAGGCCATGGCCGTTGCAGCGCAGCAGCAGGCGGTGCGCCGTCAGCGCGCGCCAGGTCTGGGCGTCGGGTGTGAAGCGCAGGCTGCGCGCCAGGCCGTCGGCGAAATAGCCATGCCGCACGCGGGCGCTGCCCAGCAGGGTGTAGGTTATCGGTCTCATGAGCTCAGGCCCCGCGCGTCGAGCTCGCGCACCAGCGGTTCGCGGGTGTCGATATGCTGGCCGTCGACGCTGATCATGCGCACGCGGTACAGCACCGAGGGCAGGTAGCGCCCGCTGTGGATGCCCCAGAGGCTGTGCATCTCGGAGCTGCTGAGGTTCTCGATGTTCAGCACCAGGCGCTCCAGGCGCTTGTCCAGTCCCGGCGTGTTGTGCTGGTCCAGCACCGGATGGGACTGGAAGAAAGCGATCGCGCCGGACAGGAACTTCAGCGCCTCCGGGTAGCTGGTGCCGCTGAAGTTGGCCGCGCACATCACCAGCAGGTTCAGGTAGACCGGCGCCGGCATCAGCAGCTGACCCGGGCTCAGGCCCAGGTTCTGGCCCGTGCCGGCGCGGTGGGCCACGCTGTCGCGCTCGACACCGGCCAGGAACAGCACCAGCTTGTTCGCCACCAGCGGCACCAGGCCGCCGTTCTGCTCATGCAGGTTCGACAGCACCGCGAGGTCCTCGTCGACCTGGAAGCGGCGACGCAGGTGCTCGTTGAGTTGCCCGGCCATCTGGCTCAAGGCGGCGTCGATCATGGTGGCGGGTCTCCGGCGGGGCGTGGTGGCGATGCCGCAAACTTAGTGCCGCCGGCCGGCGCCGCCTATCGGCGCGCGGCTGATTCCGCATCGGCGATTTGCTGAGGGGGTATTCCCAGGGGTCAGGTCTTGCCTGCGGCGAGGCACGGGCCGATGCTGCGGGTCGACCCCTAGGAAAAATTCTGAGGCAGGAAGGGCCTTTCGGCTCAGCAATGCGGCGGCCGGGCATCCAGGCTGGAGAGGCCCTCGCGCAGCGCGAAGCGGGTCAGCTCGGCGATGCCCTGGATGCGCAGCTTGCTGAACACATGCTCGCGGTGGGTGGCCACGGTCTTGGCGCTCAGGTGCAGCTGCTCGGCGATCTGCTGCGCGCTGTAGCCCTCGGACAGCAGCTGCACCATCTGGCGCTCGCGCGGCGTCAGCCGGCCCAGGGTCGAGGCGCCGGTCGGCGCCGACGCGGGATGGCGGTAGTTGTCCAGCACCGCGCCGACCAGCTCGCCGCTGAGGAAGAGCTGGCCGGCCATCACGCGGCGCACGCCGCGCGCCAGCTCGTCGAAGGAGTTCTCCTTCAGCACATAGCCGTTGGCGCCGGCGTCCAGCGCGGCCTGCACCTGCTGCGGCAGCTGGTGCGCGGAGACGCATAGCAGCTTGCAGCTCAGGCCCGGCTCGGCGCGGATGCGGCGGATCGCCTCGATGCCATTCATGCGCGGCATCGCCAGGTCGACCAGGGCCACGTCGGGCTGAAGCTCGCGCACCAGGCGCACCAGCTCCATGCCGTCGCGGGCCTCGGCGACGACCGCGATGTCCGGCTCGCTGCGCAGCAGGGCGCACAGCCCCTCGCGCACCAGGCGGTGGTCGTCGGCGATGATGACGCGGGTCTGCAGGGCCGCGGGTCTCATGGGGTGGCCGGGGCGCGAGCCCGCCCTGGACCGAAGGGCTGACATGCCAGCATGACTCTTTCTCCCTGATCTTGCACTGCAGCGTTGGCAATGCGGGCGCAAAGAGTAGGAGGCCGCGGCCGGCCCGGTCAATCTGTCAGGTCCTACAAGGTCGGCCCTGGCGGGTTTGGGGCAGAAAATCCGTTGTTGCTCCCGCCAGGGCCTCGGAGGCCGGGATCGCTTCCGTCGCGAGCCGGCGCCAGGCTAGGCGGCCGGAGCGCAGGGACCGGAACGTACTTCCTGTACGTGAGGATCCCGAGCATCCGGCCAACGACGCATGGCGGCGGCGCAGTAGGAAGCTCAGGCCGCCAGCAGTTGGCGCAGCACAAAGGGCAGGATGCCGCCGTGCCGGTAGTAGTCGACCTCGATCGCGGTGTCGATGCGCAGGGTCAGGGCGCGCTCGACGCGGCTGCCGTCGGCGCGGGTGATCACCAGCTTGGCGTCGCGCTGGGCGCTGAGCTCGCCCTCGATCTGGATGTCGATCAGCTCGTTGCCGGTCAGGCCCAGGCTTTCCCAGCTGTCGCCGGCCTTGAACTGCAGCGGCAGCACGCCCATGCCGACCAGGTTGGAGCGGTGGATGCGCTCGAAGCTCTTCGCGACCACGGCCTTGATGCCCAGCAGCTGCGTGCCCTTGGCGGCCCAGTCGCGGCTGGAGCCGGTGCCGTATTCCTCGCCGCCGAAGATCACGGTCGGGGTGCCGGCGGCGATGTACTGCATCGCGGCGTCGTAGATGTACATCTGCTCGCCCTGGCGCTCGCCCGGCTGCTGGAACAGGGTCAGGCCGCCTTCCTCGCGGCTGCCGTCGGCCTTGGGCGGGATCATCAGGTTCTTGATGCGCACGTTGGCGAAGGTGCCGCGCATCATCACCTCATGGTTGCCGCGACGCGAGCCGTAGCTGTTGAAGTCGGCCTTCAGCACGCCCTGGGCCAGCAGGTACTGGCCGGCGGGCGAGCTTTCCTTGATCGAGCCGGCCGGCGAGATATGGTCGGTGGTGATCGAGTCGCCGAACAGCGCCATCACGCGCGCGCCGCTGACCCCGGCGGCGGCGAACACCGGCACCTGGGTGAAGCCCTCGAAGAAGGGCGGCTGCGCGATGTAGCTGCTCTTGGGCCAGTCGTAGACCTGGCCGTCGACGCCCTTGATGGCCTGCCAGAGCTTGCCGGGCTTCTTGTCGACCTGCTCGTAGTTCTGCTTGAAGGCCTTGGGGTTCATCGCGTACTTCATCAGCGCGTAGACCTCGTCGCTGGTGGGCCAGATGTCGCCCAGGTAGATGGGCTTGCCCTTCTTGCCCAGGCCGACCGGCTGGGTCATCAGGTCCACCGTCACATTGCCGGCGATCGCATAGGCCACGACCAACGGCGGCGAGGCCAGGAAGTTGGCCTTCAGGTTCGGGTGGATGCGGGCCTCGAAGTTGCGGTTGCCCGACAGCACCGCGGCGCAGACCAGGTCGTTGGACGTGATCACCTCGTTGAGTTCGGCGGTCAGGTCGCCGGCATTGCCGATGCAGGTGGTGCAGCCGTAGGCGGCCAGGTTGAAGCCCAGCTTCTCGAGGTAGGGTAGCAGGCCGGCCTTCTCCAGGTACTCGGTGACGATGCGCGAGCCGGGGGCCAGCGAGGTCTTGATATGGGGCTGGACCTTCAGGCCCGCCTCGACCGCCTTCTTGGCCAGCAGGCCGGCGGCCAGCAGCACGCCGGGGTTGGAGGTGTTGGTGCAGGAGGTGATCGCGGCGATCAGCACGTCGCCGTTGCGGATGTCCAGGCCGCTGTCGGTCTTGAAGACCCGAGGCAGCTTCTCGGCCGGCTGGTTGAAGCCGTTCTCGGCCACCGGGCGGCTGAACAGATCGGCGAACTTGTTGGACAGATGGGTGATCTCGATGCGGTCCTGCGGGCGCTTCGGGCCGGCCAGCGAGGGCACGACCTCGCCCAGGTCCAGCTTGACCACCGAGCTGTAGTCGATCTCGCCGGCCTGGGGCACGCCGAACATGCCCTGGGCCTTGAAGTAGCCCTCGAAGGCCTCGATCTCGGCCTGGGTGCGGCCGGTGCCGCGGAAATAGTCCAGGGTCTTGCCGTCGACCGGGAAGAAGCCCATCGTCGCGCCGTACTCGGGCGCCATATTGGCGATGGTCGCGCGGTCCGGCACGCTGAGGCTTTCGGTGCCGGGGCCGAAGAACTCGACGAACTTGCCGACCACCTTGTGCTTGCGCAGGATCTCGGTGACGGTCAGCACCAGGTCGGTGGCGGTGACGCCCTCGCGCAGCCGGCCGGTCAGCTCGAAGCCGACCACGTCCGGGGTCAGGAAATAGACCGGTTGGCCCAGCATGCCGGCCTCGGCCTCGATGCCGCCGACGCCCCAGCCGACCACGCCGATGCCGTTGATCATCGTCGTGTGGCTGTCGGTGCCGACCAGGCTGTCGGGGTAGTAGACCTTCTCATCCTTCTTACCGGTCTTGTGCACGCCGCGTGCCAGGTATTCCAGGTTCACCTGGTGCACGATGCCGAAGCCCGGCGGCACGACGCCGAAGGTGTCGAAGGCCTGCATGCCCCATTTCATGAACTCGTAGCGCTCGCGGTTGCGCTCGAATTCCAGCTTCATGTTCAGGTCCAGCGCCTTCTTCGTCCCATAGTGGTCGATCATCACGCTGTGGTCGACCACCAGGTCCACCGGCACCAGCGGCTCGATCGCCTTCGGGTTCCTGCCGGCGGCGGCTGCGACATTGCGCATCGCGGCCAGGTCGGCCAGCAGGGGTACGCCGGTGAAGTCCTGCAGCACCACGCGGGCGACGACGAAGGGGATCTCCTCGTTGCGGGCCGCGGTCGGGCCCCAGTTGGCCAGCTGGGCCACATGCTCGGGCGTCACCTTCTGGCCATCGCAGTTGCGCAGCACCGACTCCAGCACGATGCGCAGCGAGACCGGCAGGCGCTTGACCTGGGGGAACTGCTTGCTCAGCTTGGGCAGCGAGAAGTAGCGGCCGCCGCGCCCGGAGGGCGTCTGGAACTCGGCAATCGTGTTGGCGAAGGCGTGGCGGGTGGCTGGGCTGGCTGCGGGCATGCGTTGCTCCTATGTGATGGCGTGCATTGTGGCCAAGTTGGGCACAATTTGGGATGAAACACGGGCGCTAAGCGCCGTCTTGCGGCAGCATCGCTACGTCGGCCGCCTCTTTGGGGTAGGGCGGCCCGGGCCTCGGGGCTGGTAAATCGGGTATCGAAAGGTTTCCAGCGTCCGCCAAAGGCCCTGGTTTCGCGTTCAATACGCACCCCGACAGGAGTCTTGAGTCATGAAGAAACACCTAGTTCTAGCCACGGGCCTGGCGCTTTGCGCCCTGGCCGCGCAAGCCACCGACGTAGGCGTTTCCGTCAGCGTGGGGCAACCCGGCTTCTATGGCCGCATCGATATCGGCAATATGCCGCGCCCGCAGCTGATCTACGCGGAGCCGGTCTACATCCAGCGCCAGCCGCGGGTGGTGTACGAGCCGATCTATCTGCGCGTGCCGCCCGGCCACGAGAAACACTGGGGCAAGCATTGCGGGCGCTACAACGCCTGCGGCCGCCCGGTCTACTTCGTGC
This genomic stretch from Roseateles sp. DAIF2 harbors:
- a CDS encoding response regulator transcription factor, giving the protein MRPAALQTRVIIADDHRLVREGLCALLRSEPDIAVVAEARDGMELVRLVRELQPDVALVDLAMPRMNGIEAIRRIRAEPGLSCKLLCVSAHQLPQQVQAALDAGANGYVLKENSFDELARGVRRVMAGQLFLSGELVGAVLDNYRHPASAPTGASTLGRLTPRERQMVQLLSEGYSAQQIAEQLHLSAKTVATHREHVFSKLRIQGIAELTRFALREGLSSLDARPPHC
- the acnA gene encoding aconitate hydratase AcnA, producing MPAASPATRHAFANTIAEFQTPSGRGGRYFSLPKLSKQFPQVKRLPVSLRIVLESVLRNCDGQKVTPEHVAQLANWGPTAARNEEIPFVVARVVLQDFTGVPLLADLAAMRNVAAAAGRNPKAIEPLVPVDLVVDHSVMIDHYGTKKALDLNMKLEFERNRERYEFMKWGMQAFDTFGVVPPGFGIVHQVNLEYLARGVHKTGKKDEKVYYPDSLVGTDSHTTMINGIGVVGWGVGGIEAEAGMLGQPVYFLTPDVVGFELTGRLREGVTATDLVLTVTEILRKHKVVGKFVEFFGPGTESLSVPDRATIANMAPEYGATMGFFPVDGKTLDYFRGTGRTQAEIEAFEGYFKAQGMFGVPQAGEIDYSSVVKLDLGEVVPSLAGPKRPQDRIEITHLSNKFADLFSRPVAENGFNQPAEKLPRVFKTDSGLDIRNGDVLIAAITSCTNTSNPGVLLAAGLLAKKAVEAGLKVQPHIKTSLAPGSRIVTEYLEKAGLLPYLEKLGFNLAAYGCTTCIGNAGDLTAELNEVITSNDLVCAAVLSGNRNFEARIHPNLKANFLASPPLVVAYAIAGNVTVDLMTQPVGLGKKGKPIYLGDIWPTSDEVYALMKYAMNPKAFKQNYEQVDKKPGKLWQAIKGVDGQVYDWPKSSYIAQPPFFEGFTQVPVFAAAGVSGARVMALFGDSITTDHISPAGSIKESSPAGQYLLAQGVLKADFNSYGSRRGNHEVMMRGTFANVRIKNLMIPPKADGSREEGGLTLFQQPGERQGEQMYIYDAAMQYIAAGTPTVIFGGEEYGTGSSRDWAAKGTQLLGIKAVVAKSFERIHRSNLVGMGVLPLQFKAGDSWESLGLTGNELIDIQIEGELSAQRDAKLVITRADGSRVERALTLRIDTAIEVDYYRHGGILPFVLRQLLAA
- a CDS encoding DUF4255 domain-containing protein, with amino-acid sequence MIDAALSQMAGQLNEHLRRRFQVDEDLAVLSNLHEQNGGLVPLVANKLVLFLAGVERDSVAHRAGTGQNLGLSPGQLLMPAPVYLNLLVMCAANFSGTSYPEALKFLSGAIAFFQSHPVLDQHNTPGLDKRLERLVLNIENLSSSEMHSLWGIHSGRYLPSVLYRVRMISVDGQHIDTREPLVRELDARGLSS